The nucleotide window CCTTGGGGCCGGTGGTGATCCAGCCCGATCTGAGGGAATCCACCACTTCGTTGATTTCGGCGTCGTCGATGGTGGGGGTTGAAAAGGGAAGGAAGGTTTCGCGCATGGAGGTTAAAATTCCTTTCAATCAGTCTAGAACCTTCATTTTCTCAGCCTGCGTTTCCAATAGGTCGGACGGCGCTTTTGATGGGCAACCGCCACAATTACGAGTATTTCGCTTTCAACGGAATAGAGCACATTGAAGGGGAAACGGGGAAGCACCCACTTACGAATACTTTTTCGTACGGTTTGAGCTGCCAGCGGGTTATCAAGAATGGCTAAAATGGCCTTATGCAGTTCGACAACGAATGCGATTCCAACTCCCGGGGCTTCG belongs to Geobacter sp. SVR and includes:
- a CDS encoding type II toxin-antitoxin system RelE/ParE family toxin; the protein is MKAEFLPEAEKELREAARYYESEAPGVGIAFVVELHKAILAILDNPLAAQTVRKSIRKWVLPRFPFNVLYSVESEILVIVAVAHQKRRPTYWKRRLRK